A section of the Quatrionicoccus australiensis genome encodes:
- a CDS encoding ferritin-like domain-containing protein, whose translation MSTSLYAALATALAATEIDEKIALTVQLAADWQAGRLDWQDAGPVELTCGRPARPELVPPLRAPQRNTKSPEGRARLLHAIVHIEFTAINLALDHAARFRGLPQQYYADWIGVAAEEAGHFNLLRQRLRELGHDYGDFPAHAGLWHMAEKTTGDVLARMALVPRLLEARGLDATPPIQRKLEAAGDETSARLLDTILRDEIGHVGLGDQWFRHLCQERGLEPEITYRQLLTDLEAPWPQAPLNEAARLAAGFSSEELSALLAARP comes from the coding sequence ATGAGCACTTCCTTGTATGCCGCGCTGGCCACGGCGCTGGCCGCGACGGAAATCGACGAAAAAATCGCGTTGACCGTACAGCTCGCCGCCGACTGGCAGGCCGGCCGCCTCGACTGGCAGGATGCCGGCCCGGTCGAACTCACTTGCGGCCGACCGGCCCGGCCGGAACTGGTGCCGCCGCTGCGCGCCCCGCAGCGCAACACGAAAAGCCCGGAAGGCCGCGCCCGCCTGCTGCACGCCATCGTGCATATCGAATTCACGGCGATCAATCTGGCGCTCGATCATGCCGCCCGCTTCCGCGGCCTGCCGCAGCAGTATTACGCCGACTGGATCGGCGTCGCCGCCGAAGAAGCCGGGCATTTCAATCTGCTGCGCCAGCGCCTGCGCGAACTCGGCCATGACTACGGCGACTTTCCGGCACACGCCGGGCTCTGGCACATGGCCGAAAAGACCACCGGCGACGTCCTCGCCCGCATGGCGCTGGTGCCGCGCCTGCTCGAGGCGCGCGGCCTGGATGCGACACCGCCCATCCAGCGCAAGCTGGAAGCGGCCGGCGACGAGACATCGGCCCGCCTGCTCGACACCATCCTGCGCGACGAAATCGGCCACGTCGGCCTCGGCGACCAGTGGTTCCGCCATCTTTGCCAGGAACGCGGCCTCGAACCGGAAATCACCTATCGGCAACTGTTGACCGATCTGGAAGCGCCCTGGCCACAGGCACCGCTCAACGAAGCGGCACGCCTCGCCGCCGGCTTCAGTTCAGAAGAATTGAGCGCACTACTCGCCGCCCGCCCTTAA